In Vicia villosa cultivar HV-30 ecotype Madison, WI unplaced genomic scaffold, Vvil1.0 ctg.000197F_1_1, whole genome shotgun sequence, one genomic interval encodes:
- the LOC131625271 gene encoding formate dehydrogenase 1, mitochondrial has translation MAMRSAASTLLSASSIVARNFHASPGKKKIVGVFYKGNEYAASNPKFVGCVEGALGIREWLESQGHEYIVTDDKEGLNSELEKHIPDLHVLISTPFHPAYVTAERIKKAKNLELLLTAGIGSDHIDLNAAAAAGLTVAEVTGSNTVSVAEDELMRILILVRNFVPGYHQSITGEWNVAGISHRAYDLEGKTIGTVGAGRIGKLLLQRLKPFNCNLLYHDRLKMEPELEKEIGAKFEEDVDAMLPKCDVIVINMPLTDKTKGMFDKKRIAKLKKGVLIVNNARGAIMDTQAVADACASGHIGGYSGDVWFPQPAPKDHPWRYMPNHAMTPHISGTTIDAQLRYAAGVKDMLERHFKGEDFPKQNYIVKAGELASQYR, from the exons ATGGCTATGAGATCTGCTGCTTCCACCTTGCTCTCTGCTTCTTCCATCGTCGCCAGAAACTTTCAT GCCTCCCCTGGAAAGAAGAAGATTGTAGGTGTGTTCTACAAAGGCAATGAGTATGCTGCATCGAATCCCAAATTTGTGGGATGTGTTGAAGGAGCATTAGGCATACGCGAATGGTTGGAATCACAAGGACATGAGTACATTGTCACTGATGACAAAGAAGGACTCAATTCTG AACTTGAGAAGCACATTCCTGATCTACATGTCCTGATATCTACACCATTTCACCCTGCCTATGTTACCGCTGAAAGAATTAAGAAAGCTAAGAATTTAGAGCTACTTTTGACTGCCGGAATTGGTTCTGATCACATTGATCTCAATGCTGCGGCTGCTGCTGGTTTAACCGTCGCAGAGGTCACAGGAAGCAACACAGTGTCGGTTGCTGAGGACGAGCTCATGAGAATTCTCATTCTGGTGAGGAATTTTGTGCCTGGTTATCATCAGTCTATTACCGGGGAATGGAATGTTGCTGGCATTTCACATAGAGCCTATGATCTTGAAGGAAAGACAATAGGAACAGTTGGTGCTGGGCGTATCGGGAAACTTTTACTCCAAAGGCTGAAACCTTTTAACTGTAACCTTTTATATCATGATAGACTCAAGATGGAGCCTGAATTGGAGAAAGAAATTGGAGCTAAGTTTGAAGAGGACGTCGATGCAATGCTTCCAAAGTGCGATGTAATTGTTATCAACATGCCTCTCACCGATAAGACAAA AGGAATGTTTGACAAAAAGAGAATTGCTAAGTTGAAGAAAGGTGTCTTGATTGTTAACAATGCTCGCGGGGCAATTATGGACACACAAGCAGTTGCTGATGCTTGCGCTAGTGGACACATAGGAG GTTACAGTGGTGATGTTTGGTTCCCTCAACCAGCTCCAAAAGATCATCCATGGCGCTACATGCCAAACCATGCCATGACTCCTCATATTTCTGGAACCACCATAGATGCACAG TTACGTTATGCTGCTGGAGTCAAAGATATGCTTGAGAGGCACTTCAAGGGTGAAGACTTTCCCAAACAGAACTACATTGTGAAGGCGGGTGAATTAGCAAGCCAATACCGGTGA
- the LOC131625243 gene encoding uncharacterized protein LOC131625243 yields the protein MAQYSGCGTNVRAENSFSLISSGSQSRIEPTCICGSIAVIRSVKKKGRNLGKLFWGCRNFKNEHENVGCNFFMWYENQQSSEVKQETPPNAFLRCSKCDEKEVQIKMLIKDDTYNKEMMKNVLKMLKMLFYVMICLILIIVVLICMLFKNR from the exons ATGGCTCAATACAGTGGCTGTGGAACAAATGTGAGAGCTGAGAACTCGTTTTCGCTAATTTCGAGTGGATCCCAATCAAGAATCGAACCAACATGCATCTGTGGATCCATAGCTGTGATACGTTCAGTTAAGAAGAAAGGAAGGAACTTGGGTAAGCTTTTTTGGGGCTGCAGAAACTTTAAG AATGAACATGAGAATGTTGGCTGCAATTTCTTTATGTGGTATGAAAACCAACAAAGTTCTGAAGTCAAACAAGAGACACCACCAAATGCATTCTTAAGGTGTTCCAAATGTGATGAAAAGGAGGTACAAATTAAGATGCTTATAAAGGATGACACATACAACAAGGAGATGatgaagaatgtcttgaagatgTTGAAGATGCTTTTTTATGTCATGATATGTTTAATTCTGATTATTGTAGTGTTGATTTGTATGTTGTTTAAAAATAGGTAA
- the LOC131625273 gene encoding protein farnesyltransferase subunit beta-like, with the protein MEPSASTAAATPSPTVSQRDQWMVESQVFHIYQLFANIPPNAQSVMLELQRDKHVEYLSKGLRHLGSTFSVLDANRPWLCYWIIHSFALLREFIDDDLEDNAVDFLNRCQDPDGGYAGGPGQMPHLATTYAAVNTLITLGGEKSLASINRDKLYGFMRRMKQPNGGFRMHDEGEIDVRACYTAISVASVLNILDDELIKNVGDFILSCQTYEGGIAGEPGSEAHGGYTFCGLAAMILIGEVNRLDLPRLLDWAVFRQGKECGFQGRTNKLVDGCYSFWQGGAVALLQRLHSVIDEQMAEALQFVAISDVPEEKESLDGTSSHATSCISHEGMSESCSSDVKNIGYNFINEWRASEPLFHSIALQQYILLCTQEQDGGLRDKPGKRRDHYHSCYCLSGLSLCQYSWSKRPNSPPLPKVVMGPYSNLLEPIHPLFNVVLDRYREAHEFFAQL; encoded by the exons ATGGAACCTTCAGCATCTACGGCGGCGGCGACACCGTCTCCGACGGTGAGTCAAAGAGATCAATGGATGGTAGAATCACAAGTCTTTCATATTTATCAACTCTTCGCCAACATTCCTCCGAACGCCCAATCTGTCAT GTTAGAGTTGCAACGAGATAAACACGTTGAGTATCTTTCCAAAGGACTTCGCCACCTCGGTTCAACTTTTTCCGTCTTAGATGCAAA TCGACCTTGGCTGTGTTACTGGATTATTCATTCATTTGCTTTGTTGAGAGAATTTATTGATGATGATCTCGAAGATAACGCTGTTGATTTTCTTAACCGTTGCCag GATCCAGATGGTGGATATGCTGGAGGACCTGGCCAG ATGCCTCATCTTGCCACAACTTATGCTGCAGTCAATACTCTTATTACTCTGGGTGGTGAGAAATCTTTGGCATCTATTAATAG AGATAAATTGTATGGGTTTATGCGGCGGATGAAACAGCCAAACGGGGGATTCAG GATGCATGACGAGGGAGAAATTGACGTTCGAGCTTGCTACACTGCGATATCC GTAGCTAGTGTTCTGAACATTTTGGATGATGAGCTGATCAAGAATGTAGGAGACTTCATTTTAAG CTGTCAAACATATGAGGGAGGCATTGCTGGTGAGCCTGGGTCTGAGGCTCATGGCGG GTATACCTTTTGTGGGTTAGCGGCAATGATTCTGATTGGTGAAGTTAATCGCTTGGATCTGCCCCGTTTACTT GATTGGGCTGTATTTCGGCAAGGTAAGGAGTGTGGATTTCAGGGGAGAACAAATAAATTGGTGGATGGGTGCTACTCGTTTTGGCAG GGAGGTGCTGTTGCACTGTTGCAAAGATTGCATTCTGTTATCGACGAACAAATGGCAGAGGCATTACAGTTTGTTGCAATATCTGATGTACCTGAAGAAAAGGAAAGTTTGGACGGAACCTCAAGTCATGCAACTTCCTGTATCAGTCATGAAG GCATGAGTGAATCCTGTTCATCCGATGTTaaaaatattggttataactttATAAATGAGTGGAGAGCAAGTGAACCACTTTTTCACAGCATTGCTTTACAGCAATATATTCTTTTATGCACACAG GAGCAAGATGGTGGACTCAGGGACAAACCGGGTAAACGCAGGGATCATTATCACTCATGTTACTGTTTAAGTGGGCTGTCACTGTGCCAGTATAGTTGGTCAAAACGCCCAAATTCTCCACCGCTGCCCAAGGTAGTAATGGGCCCATACTCCAATCTCTTAGAACCCATCCATCCTCTCTTTAATGTTGTTTTGGACCGATACCGTGAAGCTCATGAATTCTTTGCTCAGTTGTGA